From the genome of Glycine soja cultivar W05 chromosome 14, ASM419377v2, whole genome shotgun sequence:
ACAGACATGGTGTTTTCAAAAAGAAGGTATGGAActagaaaaggaaaatatttcgGGGCAGGAAGAATGTTGAGGAATGACATAAATACAGGTATATAGCAGATCACCCATAGAGGAAGCTCGGCCTCTGGGACAAACATAGTTAAAGGAAGAATTATGCAAAATAAGGTGAAGGAGTAAAAGGGAAGAATGAGTTTTCTCAACAGAAAGAATAGCAGTATTAAATTCCCTTTCTTCCATGGTGATATCTGCAGTTGAAGAGAATCGAGGTCCTTTAGCTTGTTGTGTATATTTAAGTAATACTTGCAAGTTAACAGAATTTGTTTTCACTTATCATTATTCTATTTAGTACTTTTAGCTGAGTATCAGATATACCTTAGATCTCAAAATTGCTGGAAGACACAATCTGAAAAGTTGCATTGGACCCGAGTGCCACCGGTGCTGCTGCTTCCTATAAGCTTCATAGGACTCTGGAACTTCACAAAGTAcctgaaaaattacaaatttgaagAATTCACAAGTAGTTCAGTGAATCAAAAAGTCACATTAGCACTATAGTAGGTACTGCAAAGTATGGAGATATTAATGGACAAACAATTCTTGTCTATGATTACCTTTACATCATTTACAAAGATAAATTTCCAGCCATTGAGATGAGCTCGGACGGCAATATCCATATCTTCTACGGTTGTCCTCTCAAGCCAGCCACCGGACTCTTCCAGGGCCTTGATTCTCCAAACACCAGCAGTTCCATTAAATCCAAAAAAGTTGAGAAATGCCCCATTGACCTGCTGTTCTACTTCAAAATGGAAGCATAAGTTAATGTTCTGGAGACGTGTCAACAAGTTCTCATCCTTGTTCACAAAAGCCCATCTAGCTTGGACAAGACCTAATTCGGGATTGTCCTGTGATAAAAGACAAGCATATGTATTAAGATATGTTAATCACAGATTTACCAAGAATACTTGTTAAATAcgttttttgttctctttctaACCTTGAAATACGGCACAGTTTGCTTAAGAAAATCAGGATGTGGTTGGAAATCTGCGTCAAAAATTGCAACAAACTCATAGTCTTTCACATAGTCACAGCTCATTGCAGACTTGAGATTCCCTGCTTTATATCCAGTCCGGACTAAGCGATACCTGTAGATTATGTTGATTCCCTTTTGGCTCCATTTTCTGACCTCAGTCTTAATTAACCACTGTATGCtctcatcatcagaatcatcaaGTACTTGAATGAGTAAACGGTCCCTTGGCCAATCAATTTGGCATACTGCAGAAATAGACTGCTCATACACCTGCACAAAATCCACACAAGCAAAGCCATAGGTTTAAATACTATCAAGTGAAAATCATGTCTTCTAAGTTTTTGCTTATTAGAGTGACAAATACTTACAGATGCCTCAATACTACAAACCACCCACCAATATTACgactaaaaaatatcttgtcaATTATTAAGTAATGATGTGTATTACAGAAACTGAAAAAAAGGAGTTCATTATTCTAAGTTGTGCAGGCTTAAAAAGCATTTTTGCTTCTAATTCGAGATGACATGTGCATAACAAGTTATATAACTTCTTAAGACATTTTCCAAATCTATTAGAGTAAATAAATACAACAACAAGAGTCTCATCTCACTAAGCAAGGTCTGTTACATGAATTACATGATGATGTCAGTAACCTtagttaaaaactaaattaaattcttaGGGATATTATGCATCATGAGATCTCTTTTAATAATTTCCATTAATGTCCTTCCTGATCTCACTCTTTTCATAGGACTAAAAATCATGTAATCTAGTctcttcaataaataaatagctAACTAAAAGTAATATATTGAAATTTGCTGCTACATTAAATAATAGCAACAGCTTAATTTACCATTTAAGGGtcaagaagaaacaaaagtcTGAGGTCATACCTCCCTCTCGTTACACATGGGAATCTGAACCAGAACCATTGGATGGCTACACGCAGATCCTTCAATATCATCAACCTTGAGGGCATCCCCATCAATCTTAGGCTTAATCCGCTTGTACTTTATCCAAAAGCACCCAAAGCAAAGCACCATACGGTCCACTGACTGTATAAGAAACAGAACAATACAAAACTTTGAAAGTGCCTGCATTGGTGGAGCAATGTACTCGCCACGAAACCTCAGCCACGCAACATAAACCAAGTGCATCAAGCCTTCCAAATCTGCGGCACGAGGAATGTGCACACTGGGATTCCCAAAATGCCAACCTTGCAAATAAACCACCACCTCAAACACCAGAACCACCAAAGAACTCACAAGGAACACCTTGATGACCGTAAACAGCACCTTCCCCTTTTCCATTTTCTC
Proteins encoded in this window:
- the LOC114383039 gene encoding probable xyloglucan glycosyltransferase 5; the encoded protein is MAPSFDFSNRWMKETQKGTPVVVTMENPTFSVVEINGADAAFRPVEKTRGKNAKQVTWFLFLKAYHAIGCVTWFATVLWSLMGAIRKRLIDREGVTLESEKMEKGKVLFTVIKVFLVSSLVVLVFEVVVYLQGWHFGNPSVHIPRAADLEGLMHLVYVAWLRFRGEYIAPPMQALSKFCIVLFLIQSVDRMVLCFGCFWIKYKRIKPKIDGDALKVDDIEGSACSHPMVLVQIPMCNEREVYEQSISAVCQIDWPRDRLLIQVLDDSDDESIQWLIKTEVRKWSQKGINIIYRYRLVRTGYKAGNLKSAMSCDYVKDYEFVAIFDADFQPHPDFLKQTVPYFKDNPELGLVQARWAFVNKDENLLTRLQNINLCFHFEVEQQVNGAFLNFFGFNGTAGVWRIKALEESGGWLERTTVEDMDIAVRAHLNGWKFIFVNDVKVLCEVPESYEAYRKQQHRWHSGPMQLFRLCLPAILRSKISPWKKGNLILLFFLLRKLILPFYSFTLFCIILPLTMFVPEAELPLWVICYIPVFMSFLNILPAPKYFPFLVPYLLFENTMSVTKFNAMISGLFQLGSSYEWIVTKKAGRSSESDLVAAAEREVKSIMEQQKIHRGASDSVLVESNQCKEHKETNGTPVKKANKIYKKELTLALLLLTASVRSLLSAQGVHFYYLLFQGVTFLLVGLDLIGQQMS